Proteins from one Flavobacterium sp. N2038 genomic window:
- a CDS encoding acetoacetate decarboxylase (ADC) has translation MKKIKIIFFVVVLGVILLFIPGFFLSNAIINTASANSNLKAINNDSIAKNDTIIELAGHQLPVLKGGMFDRFHSNSPLSVVAEERPDIDLSWFKTLHKEEKDVGFITYSPNFYYSNSSITAIYTADMSKIKELLPAEVNELVKPISYTPGRGLIAITSYAYHFCDNDSYNELSISIVTTKQNKSNWGLISLMGEVNDKSLWGYVLKLPVNTELARVRGKVGYNLPKWLIPIDYNTDGNNVTFTYYDEKGNLDFSMTGKKLEVTNSIPEINRSNFINLNTKGQLTHGYSDVRAIKKATSKKAEDIQFNLSDGPLSAFIKSLELKKLVRYDYQPEFQAALYTPELVTENNK, from the coding sequence GTGAAAAAAATAAAAATCATATTTTTTGTAGTAGTCCTTGGTGTAATTCTACTTTTTATACCAGGCTTCTTTCTAAGCAATGCCATCATTAATACAGCATCTGCAAATTCAAATCTGAAAGCAATAAACAACGATTCAATAGCTAAAAACGATACCATTATTGAATTGGCAGGTCATCAACTACCTGTTTTAAAGGGCGGTATGTTTGATAGATTCCATTCCAACTCACCCCTTTCCGTAGTCGCAGAGGAAAGACCTGATATAGATTTAAGCTGGTTCAAAACCCTTCACAAAGAAGAAAAAGATGTTGGCTTTATCACATATTCACCGAACTTTTATTACAGCAATAGTAGTATTACTGCTATTTATACAGCAGATATGAGCAAAATAAAAGAGCTACTTCCTGCGGAAGTAAACGAATTGGTCAAACCGATTTCTTATACACCCGGTAGAGGATTGATCGCTATTACTTCCTATGCTTACCATTTTTGTGATAATGATTCATACAATGAACTCTCTATCTCTATTGTAACCACTAAACAAAATAAAAGTAATTGGGGACTGATTTCTTTAATGGGTGAAGTAAATGACAAAAGTCTATGGGGTTATGTGTTGAAATTGCCTGTTAATACCGAATTAGCAAGAGTTCGTGGAAAAGTTGGATATAATTTACCGAAATGGTTAATCCCCATTGATTATAACACTGATGGAAACAATGTAACTTTCACTTATTACGATGAAAAAGGGAATTTAGATTTTTCAATGACAGGTAAAAAATTAGAGGTTACCAATTCAATACCTGAAATTAACCGTTCGAATTTTATCAATCTTAATACAAAAGGCCAGTTAACACACGGTTACAGTGATGTAAGAGCAATAAAAAAAGCAACAAGCAAAAAGGCTGAAGATATTCAATTTAATCTTTCAGATGGTCCGTTATCAGCCTTTATCAAATCATTGGAACTTAAAAAATTAGTTCGCTATGATTACCAACCGGAATTTCAAGCAGCTTTATACACACCTGAATTAGTGACTGAAAACAATAAATAA
- a CDS encoding type 1 glutamine amidotransferase domain-containing protein, with amino-acid sequence MNTLKLLIIVTGINMYDDGQLPTGLWLSELTHIYDKAKEQGFEITIASPNGGDTPIDPESLRPLVLDKVSKGYWNNIQFREELKHTKSLKEVSKQEFDCVYLAGGHGTMYDFPNDTILQKIIKDHFENNKKVAAICHGVGGLLNVKLSNGDYLIKDKKITGFNWFEESLAGRKKKVPFNLEAALKERNSDYKKAFIPMTSKVVVDGNLITGQNPFSSKEMARVVMKELEKIKTNSDTK; translated from the coding sequence ATGAACACATTGAAATTATTAATTATTGTTACCGGGATTAATATGTATGACGATGGCCAATTGCCAACTGGTCTATGGCTCAGTGAACTTACCCATATCTATGATAAAGCTAAAGAGCAAGGGTTTGAAATTACCATAGCAAGTCCAAACGGTGGAGATACACCGATTGATCCTGAAAGTTTAAGACCTTTAGTTTTGGATAAAGTATCTAAAGGATATTGGAATAATATTCAATTTAGAGAAGAATTAAAGCACACCAAAAGTTTAAAAGAAGTATCAAAACAAGAATTTGATTGTGTTTATTTAGCAGGTGGACATGGGACTATGTATGATTTTCCAAATGATACTATTCTACAAAAAATCATTAAAGATCATTTCGAAAACAATAAAAAAGTGGCTGCGATTTGTCACGGTGTAGGCGGATTGTTGAATGTTAAACTTTCCAATGGCGACTATTTGATAAAAGACAAAAAGATAACTGGATTTAATTGGTTTGAAGAAAGTCTTGCCGGACGAAAAAAGAAAGTTCCATTTAATCTTGAAGCAGCATTAAAGGAAAGAAACTCCGATTATAAAAAAGCTTTTATTCCTATGACTTCAAAAGTAGTTGTTGACGGTAATTTAATTACTGGTCAAAATCCTTTTAGCTCTAAAGAAATGGCAAGAGTAGTAATGAAAGAACTTGAAAAAATTAAAACAAACTCAGATACTAAATAA
- a CDS encoding DUF4291 family protein: MNQRETDLIKIKKIITEKDSDGAYKKAFSFIHTYEEDEEILLLLCQIFESDWHKNHENMAQTFQYLSNPITAETLFKVAFSDFEYIRWNEYFPLQRKCTWALADIGTNEAKKYLEQIAQQANETIAKYATKRLVKWDFEFRRKFPTIGESRYEGFEIALENYSDRLKELAQKGQDIIGYVMKNVAIIETAPPYDGKVTEYIVLYLVNKKSTAATITESQDLKKPDYSSLKTNTLYLSFLSIMHDYSSREKENQESVLALWIKKEVFKEILQKVTPNWNPDYDYFGKELERQTIQLDLNEEDFEKLIKEKIDFVFDVSDFIKEQKQYIDQNQIEKLMLPKERIVDFETPELIDEQWM; encoded by the coding sequence ATGAACCAAAGAGAAACTGATTTAATTAAAATAAAAAAAATTATAACCGAGAAAGACAGTGATGGAGCGTATAAAAAAGCTTTTTCTTTTATTCACACCTACGAAGAAGACGAAGAAATTCTTTTACTTCTTTGTCAAATCTTCGAATCAGACTGGCACAAGAATCATGAAAATATGGCTCAGACTTTTCAGTATCTTTCAAATCCTATTACGGCAGAAACTTTATTTAAAGTAGCATTTTCTGATTTTGAATATATTAGATGGAATGAATATTTTCCTTTACAAAGAAAATGCACTTGGGCACTTGCAGACATAGGTACTAATGAGGCTAAAAAATATCTAGAACAAATAGCACAACAAGCCAATGAAACAATAGCTAAATACGCAACCAAAAGGCTGGTAAAATGGGATTTTGAGTTCAGAAGAAAATTTCCTACAATAGGAGAATCACGCTATGAAGGCTTTGAAATAGCACTTGAAAATTATTCAGACAGGCTAAAAGAGTTAGCGCAAAAAGGACAAGATATAATAGGTTATGTCATGAAAAATGTTGCCATTATAGAAACTGCCCCACCATATGATGGTAAAGTAACGGAGTATATTGTATTATATCTGGTTAATAAAAAAAGTACAGCTGCCACTATTACAGAAAGCCAAGATCTTAAAAAACCTGACTATAGCAGCTTGAAAACAAACACATTGTACCTTAGTTTTCTATCAATAATGCACGATTACAGCTCGCGAGAAAAAGAAAATCAGGAAAGTGTATTGGCTCTTTGGATAAAAAAAGAAGTCTTTAAAGAAATTTTACAAAAAGTAACACCAAATTGGAATCCCGATTATGATTATTTTGGAAAAGAACTCGAAAGACAAACCATTCAACTTGATTTAAACGAAGAGGATTTTGAGAAATTGATAAAAGAAAAAATTGATTTTGTATTCGACGTTTCTGATTTTATTAAAGAACAAAAACAATATATCGACCAAAATCAGATTGAAAAACTAATGCTTCCTAAAGAAAGAATAGTTGATTTTGAAACGCCCGAACTCATTGATGAGCAATGGATGTGA
- a CDS encoding helix-turn-helix domain-containing protein encodes MEQKIHQGRNVKRFREMLNIKQEALAYDLGEDWNQKKISMLEQKDVIEDKLLKQISAVLKIPVEAFQNFDEEQAINIISNTFDNGSVLYGYQRNDNCTFHPIDQLLKLHEEKIALYERMLKEKDEMMVRLEKLISK; translated from the coding sequence ATGGAACAGAAAATACATCAGGGAAGAAACGTAAAGCGTTTTAGAGAAATGCTTAACATAAAGCAGGAAGCATTGGCTTATGATCTGGGCGAAGACTGGAACCAAAAGAAAATTTCGATGCTGGAGCAAAAAGATGTAATTGAAGACAAGCTGCTGAAACAAATCTCAGCCGTATTAAAAATTCCTGTTGAAGCTTTTCAAAATTTCGATGAAGAACAAGCAATAAATATTATTTCTAATACTTTTGATAATGGTTCAGTATTGTATGGCTATCAAAGAAATGATAATTGCACTTTTCATCCAATTGACCAACTATTAAAACTTCACGAAGAAAAGATTGCATTGTACGAACGTATGTTGAAAGAGAAAGATGAAATGATGGTGAGGCTTGAGAAATTGATCAGCAAATAA
- a CDS encoding DUF4280 domain-containing protein, with translation MVDYIVVDSATIQCKYGSIESTFLNSEEHGFKIEDKNPILENNSNICDFIFCSLHKKGCEFEAAEKKWINTANSGTTEGKYITTKSVLLCKQGGLISIVNSGQDCVIEEAGKLKITDLE, from the coding sequence ATGGTAGATTATATAGTGGTAGATAGTGCGACAATACAATGCAAATACGGAAGTATAGAATCGACTTTTCTAAATTCAGAAGAGCATGGATTCAAGATTGAGGATAAGAATCCTATACTTGAAAACAATTCAAATATTTGCGATTTTATTTTCTGCAGTCTTCATAAAAAGGGATGTGAATTTGAAGCGGCAGAAAAAAAATGGATAAATACAGCAAATAGTGGAACTACCGAAGGAAAATACATTACAACAAAATCAGTACTGCTTTGTAAACAAGGTGGACTTATATCAATTGTTAATTCCGGACAAGACTGTGTTATTGAAGAGGCAGGAAAGTTGAAAATTACAGATCTTGAGTAG
- a CDS encoding DUF4280 domain-containing protein, with the protein MSEVHLVCQGAICKCQFGTAPDTLKVKTQKKHYINDWEAKSKLTATNKDIGQTFEKNTFGSCSKANNSPCSPTITKWDGFYDKITLSNNGKPLLENSKATCAVAGSACIEIINPGQTCEVTKQNIKNSDPEVIKVINPAMNLSIDEVGELQIPNP; encoded by the coding sequence ATGAGCGAAGTACATTTAGTTTGTCAAGGTGCAATTTGTAAATGCCAATTTGGTACAGCACCCGATACTTTGAAAGTAAAAACACAAAAGAAACATTATATAAATGATTGGGAAGCAAAATCAAAGTTAACAGCAACCAATAAAGATATTGGACAAACTTTTGAAAAAAATACTTTTGGAAGTTGCTCAAAAGCAAACAACAGCCCTTGTTCTCCAACAATTACCAAATGGGACGGCTTTTATGATAAAATTACTCTGAGTAATAATGGTAAGCCTTTATTAGAAAATAGTAAAGCAACTTGTGCCGTAGCGGGAAGCGCGTGTATTGAAATTATAAATCCTGGACAAACCTGTGAAGTTACCAAGCAAAATATTAAAAATTCTGATCCCGAAGTCATTAAGGTAATTAATCCGGCAATGAATTTAAGTATTGACGAAGTTGGAGAATTGCAAATACCTAACCCGTAA